One window of Watersipora subatra chromosome 3, tzWatSuba1.1, whole genome shotgun sequence genomic DNA carries:
- the LOC137390593 gene encoding mu-type opioid receptor-like, with amino-acid sequence MANSIGNETQLVPVCKGFDEICSPVAYEVVITIINAVALVINLLHLTTLRRITAASKGTKASASKAYPFLIQLISLVDMLCAIANVIKVNCILHRLLSLRPKQVGIALLILEDCILMFRYPLLVIACAERYVVLHHAMRPASIFFSRFCKLWCLLAFLIVLALYCTRALITATKFCIHPVVGVLANSTAGLCIFMLSVLVPVLIASIMIILSTREMRKMKRRASTTEDERYLQKSTTYVFIITATFYACFVPAIISVLVKIVGKIDTLYTAMVVNIVTSCYGITNTMIYGWKHERYRKELLKMFHPSKNIKETKVSSEGSNTESNSD; translated from the coding sequence ATGGCAAACAGCATAGGGAATGAAACTCAGTTGGTGCCAGTGTGCAAAGGTTTTGACGAAATATGTTCACCGGTAGCGTACGAGGTTGTCATCACCATCATCAATGCTGTGGCTCTCGTCATCAACCTGCTGCATCTCACGACCCTTCGAAGAATCACTGCTGCGTCGAAGGGAACTAAAGCTAGCGCATCAAAAGCGTACCCCTTTCTGATTCAACTCATCAGCTTGGTTGACATGCTTTGCGCCATAGCAAATGTGATTAAAGTGAACTGCATTCTCCACCGTCTGCTCTCGCTCAGACCTAAGCAGGTTGGCATCGCCTTACTCATCCTCGAGGACTGCATATTGATGTTCCGCTACCCTCTCCTAGTGATCGCATGCGCAGAACGCTACGTCGTTCTTCATCACGCGATGAGGCCAGCATCTATTttctttagtagattttgtaAACTTTGGTGTCTTTTGGCCTTTTTGATAGTTTTGGCCTTGTACTGCACCAGAGCTTTAATAACGGCAACCAAGTTTTGCATTCACCCAGTCGTAGGAGTGCTGGCCAACTCGACAGCGGGTCTCTGCATCTTCATGCTTTCTGTCCTCGTACCTGTGTTGATAGCTAGCATAATGATTATCCTGTCGACAAGGGAGatgagaaaaatgaaaagacgAGCTTCAACCACTGAAGATGAACGATACTTACAAAAATCGACAACCTATGTCTTCATCATTACGGCTACTTTCTACGCGTGCTTCGTACCCGCAATAATATCAGTCCTCGTGAAGATCGTTGGAAAGATTGACACTCTTTACACAGCGATGGTCGTCAACATCGTTACAAGCTGCTATGGAATTACTAATACTATGATCTATGGCTGGAAGCACGAGCGCTACAGGAAGGAGCTTCTTAAGATGTTTCACCCATCTAAGAACATCAAAGAAACCAAAGTCTCCTCTGAAGGCTCAAATACTGAATCCAATAGTGATTGA